One genomic region from Fictibacillus marinisediminis encodes:
- a CDS encoding nicotinate phosphoribosyltransferase, which translates to MKEIELKLQGKIKRLTNQTFKFDERAGDGWFSAVYFLKTCEIVKKFKPDNIVTMQFFQKNEAVLCGTDEAIALIKTFAKNADDLEIYSLKDGDKISPLETVFTITGPYQHFGFLEGMLDGILARRTSVATNVYNVVKAASISGVQKPVIFMGDRDDHFAQQAGDGYAAYIGGSTAQATHAMNEWWGKQGMGTMPHALIQLFGGDIVEATKAYHETYPEDELMALVDYNNDAITDALKVAREFGSVLKGVRIDTSRTMVDQHFFRNPEVLGSFDPRGVNPELIFAMRKALDQEGFHHVKIVVSGGFTEERITSFEKHGVPVDIYGVGSNLLKINIGFTGDNVLMHGKHQAKAGRIYRPNARLEKVE; encoded by the coding sequence ATGAAAGAGATTGAATTGAAGTTACAGGGAAAAATCAAACGCTTGACCAATCAGACGTTCAAATTTGATGAACGGGCGGGTGACGGCTGGTTCTCGGCTGTGTACTTCCTGAAAACATGTGAAATCGTAAAAAAATTCAAGCCCGACAATATAGTAACGATGCAATTTTTTCAAAAAAACGAGGCTGTTCTTTGCGGAACAGATGAAGCAATTGCCTTAATCAAGACATTTGCAAAAAACGCGGATGACCTGGAAATATATTCATTAAAGGATGGCGATAAGATTTCTCCTTTGGAGACGGTCTTTACCATTACCGGGCCTTATCAGCATTTTGGATTCCTTGAAGGGATGCTAGATGGGATCTTAGCGAGAAGGACGTCTGTGGCGACAAATGTATATAACGTAGTTAAAGCGGCCAGTATATCGGGTGTTCAAAAGCCCGTTATCTTTATGGGGGACCGCGACGACCACTTCGCTCAGCAGGCGGGTGACGGATACGCTGCATACATCGGCGGTTCAACAGCTCAGGCCACCCATGCGATGAATGAATGGTGGGGGAAGCAGGGAATGGGAACGATGCCTCATGCTCTTATTCAACTGTTTGGCGGGGACATTGTTGAAGCAACAAAAGCTTATCACGAAACCTATCCGGAAGATGAACTGATGGCACTGGTCGATTACAATAATGATGCGATCACAGACGCTCTGAAAGTAGCGAGAGAATTTGGCAGTGTTTTAAAAGGGGTGCGTATCGACACATCCCGAACGATGGTCGATCAGCATTTCTTCCGCAATCCTGAGGTTTTAGGCAGCTTCGATCCGCGGGGAGTAAACCCCGAACTGATTTTTGCAATGAGAAAAGCGCTTGATCAGGAAGGGTTTCATCATGTTAAAATCGTTGTCAGCGGCGGCTTTACTGAAGAACGGATCACTTCGTTTGAAAAACATGGTGTACCAGTCGATATATATGGAGTAGGGAGCAATCTCCTTAAAATTAATATTGGGTTTACCGGGGATAACGTCTTGATGCATGGAAAGCATCAAGCGAAAGCGGGCCGGATCTATCGCCCAAATGCCCGCCTTGAAAAAGTAGAGTAA
- a CDS encoding DUF1444 domain-containing protein, protein MSTSLKLKKVLEERLNRPEWQLSYDRENEQLRIEHKEHQKGITLSLPGLTVEWQNKKDAFLDELVYHVEEALHAIEASNETKKERNIFPVIRSTSFPTESPEGDSLIHEEHTAETSVFYALDLGNTYRLISEKMLQDLNFSREQLMEIARFNVRSLDTEMKRDEVAGNTFYFINHNDGYDASRILNSALLDRMEKEVSGTLAAAVPHQDVLILADIRNNQGYDILAQMAMQFFMNGRVPVTALPFLYENGELEPVFILAKNKPVDETEGE, encoded by the coding sequence ATGAGTACAAGCCTTAAACTGAAAAAGGTGCTTGAAGAAAGGCTGAACCGGCCTGAATGGCAATTGTCGTATGACCGTGAAAATGAACAGCTTAGAATAGAACATAAAGAGCATCAGAAGGGAATTACCCTTTCTCTTCCTGGGCTGACTGTGGAATGGCAAAATAAAAAGGACGCCTTTTTGGATGAGCTTGTTTATCATGTGGAAGAAGCTCTCCATGCCATCGAGGCATCTAATGAAACCAAAAAGGAAAGGAATATCTTTCCTGTCATCCGGTCAACTTCTTTTCCGACAGAATCGCCGGAAGGAGACTCTTTAATCCATGAGGAGCATACAGCTGAAACATCCGTCTTTTATGCTCTGGATCTTGGGAACACGTACCGGCTTATCAGTGAAAAAATGCTCCAGGATTTAAACTTCAGCAGAGAACAGTTAATGGAGATCGCCCGTTTTAATGTTCGTTCCCTGGATACAGAGATGAAGAGAGATGAGGTTGCGGGCAACACCTTCTACTTTATCAATCATAATGATGGATATGACGCGAGCAGAATTCTCAACTCAGCGTTGCTTGACCGAATGGAAAAGGAAGTGTCAGGTACTCTTGCTGCTGCCGTTCCGCATCAGGACGTCCTCATCTTGGCAGATATCCGGAATAACCAGGGGTATGATATCTTGGCTCAGATGGCGATGCAGTTCTTTATGAACGGCCGAGTGCCAGTAACCGCCCTGCCTTTCCTTTATGAGAACGGTGAACTTGAACCTGTTTTCATCTTGGCAAAAAACAAGCCTGTCGATGAAACAGAAGGAGAGTAG
- the queF gene encoding preQ(1) synthase, translated as MAKVEVNHKKYEGIRFDIEDESVILVDILETIPYEYAGKDTLVTIPTTEFTSVCPWSGLPDFADIIISYIPNEDLVEMKSLKYYLTSYRNVGIYQEHATNKMKEDLVDLLKPKYLKIVATWNARGGLGTEVVVEYKQD; from the coding sequence ATGGCAAAGGTAGAAGTAAATCATAAGAAATATGAAGGCATTCGTTTTGATATAGAAGATGAAAGCGTCATTTTGGTCGATATTTTAGAAACCATTCCTTACGAGTATGCTGGCAAGGATACACTGGTTACCATTCCAACAACAGAGTTTACCTCTGTTTGTCCATGGTCCGGCCTTCCTGACTTTGCGGACATCATCATCAGCTATATCCCGAACGAAGATTTAGTAGAGATGAAATCATTAAAATACTATCTGACTTCTTACAGAAACGTAGGGATCTATCAGGAGCATGCAACAAACAAAATGAAGGAAGACCTAGTTGACCTTCTTAAACCAAAGTACCTTAAAATTGTCGCGACATGGAATGCACGCGGAGGATTAGGCACTGAAGTTGTTGTAGAATATAAACAAGACTAA
- a CDS encoding thioredoxin family protein has protein sequence MRTLESFGEFKELTKQGTVIAVFSAGWCPDCVFIKPFLPDLEQEFSQYTFVFVDRDQHIELCQEFDIFGIPSFVAFHEGKEIGRYVDKERKTKEQITAFINNLPVNANE, from the coding sequence ATGAGAACGCTTGAATCATTCGGAGAATTTAAAGAATTGACGAAGCAGGGAACCGTTATTGCTGTTTTCTCTGCAGGCTGGTGTCCGGATTGCGTGTTTATTAAACCATTTCTTCCTGATCTCGAACAGGAATTCAGTCAATATACATTTGTCTTTGTTGACCGTGACCAGCATATCGAACTTTGCCAGGAATTTGATATTTTCGGCATCCCAAGCTTTGTCGCTTTCCATGAAGGAAAAGAAATCGGCAGGTATGTAGACAAGGAGCGCAAAACAAAAGAGCAAATCACTGCATTTATAAATAATTTGCCTGTAAACGCCAACGAATAA
- a CDS encoding PTS transporter subunit IIC, with product MRHFMKRKGVSLSPKVYFITGFSYFALGLMSSLVIGLILKTIGEQAHWPFFIKMGSLAMTLLGPAIGAAVAYGLEAPPLVLFASVVAGSAGAELGSVAGCFAATLVAVEAGKLVSKETKVDILITPAVTILAGYSVAYFAGPGIEQFMKAFGHLVMWATEQRPLIMSILVAVLLGLALTGPVSSAAIAIMLGLEGVAAGAATIGCAAQMIGFATISYRDNGFGGWITQGIGTSKLQFPNVVRNPKILIPPTLAGSILAPIGTLVFHMVNIPAGAGMGTSGLVGQIMTLRTMGFSLHVILYILLLHIAGPILISLVISEWMRKKGYIKPGDMKINQ from the coding sequence GTGCGTCATTTCATGAAAAGAAAAGGGGTTTCCCTTTCACCAAAAGTTTACTTTATAACCGGCTTCAGTTACTTTGCCCTTGGTTTGATGTCGTCACTGGTGATCGGCTTGATCTTAAAAACAATCGGAGAGCAGGCACACTGGCCTTTCTTTATAAAAATGGGCAGTCTTGCCATGACGCTGCTTGGTCCGGCAATTGGCGCAGCTGTCGCATATGGGCTAGAAGCTCCGCCCCTCGTCCTGTTTGCTTCAGTCGTGGCAGGTTCTGCAGGAGCCGAGCTTGGAAGTGTAGCCGGCTGTTTTGCTGCAACATTAGTCGCGGTTGAAGCCGGGAAACTGGTGTCCAAGGAAACAAAAGTGGACATCCTCATTACTCCGGCAGTGACCATTTTGGCCGGTTATTCAGTGGCCTATTTTGCAGGGCCGGGCATCGAACAGTTCATGAAAGCGTTCGGGCACCTAGTCATGTGGGCAACCGAACAGCGGCCGCTGATCATGAGCATCCTGGTGGCGGTACTGCTCGGTTTGGCTCTTACTGGCCCGGTCTCGAGTGCGGCAATTGCTATCATGCTTGGATTAGAGGGCGTGGCTGCGGGAGCGGCTACCATCGGATGTGCAGCACAGATGATCGGGTTCGCCACCATCAGTTACAGAGACAATGGGTTTGGAGGATGGATCACACAAGGAATTGGAACTTCGAAGCTGCAGTTTCCGAATGTTGTCCGCAATCCGAAAATATTAATTCCCCCAACCCTGGCAGGAAGTATACTGGCCCCAATCGGTACGCTGGTATTTCATATGGTCAACATTCCAGCAGGAGCGGGGATGGGGACCAGCGGGCTCGTTGGACAGATCATGACGCTTCGGACCATGGGGTTCAGTTTGCACGTAATCCTATACATTCTTCTGCTGCATATTGCTGGACCAATACTGATCAGTCTGGTAATTTCAGAATGGATGAGGAAAAAAGGATACATTAAGCCAGGAGATATGAAAATAAACCAGTAA
- a CDS encoding methyl-accepting chemotaxis protein, with product MNMSIRNRVRTMLFMSLIGLLIMIGFTACYVWLSGKMDHEKEQLQQNSNHSKEIYSELTTIRKKEQDYLRLPSTEKANDINSSVLTLQKKVENYSKKANNASIKKEYKNIAKKIDQYGTSFDSTSSMAAQISGLKDLMAETSSTFEKKVSGMKDLELYNQFLIMNKYEKEFYLSLNEENVAKFQESAGMFEKELDKSSLPEDELSDFKTKLLKYTSSAGNIQTTSKQIKEMTSEFESIAANVETSIMKIEKSNDQKRAELTDKQSGLKSLLTWLLIGISAIVIAGMTVAGIWLTRSIARSISLLKEGATVIGNGNLDYRVQTASNDEMGELAETFNAMAEKMQRSMSEVQRASEQLAASSQHLAAISEETTAQTEEVSDAVQQVSIGAQSQADHLHESTLLLTEVTDAIQETASISEQIAIDTLQAEEDGKSGMETVQQLNIHSEKFISLANDLISEIQDANAQSKQIHSIVHTIQEIARSTDLLALNAAIESARAGEAGRGFSVVAAEVRKLAERSKNEAQQIQQLVKLMGGQMDNLAQETARFEDYRNEQLQSVSMTKQAFESIVTNVAAIHGKISQIQTSIRHVGEANIGLSEKLHEVSAISQESVATSEQVSESSIHQKQAINEVNYAANELQEIALNLQNEVQQFHLGESANHDIEEQTVLEAVEEAFLEAAPAQHEEEVSYDESEEELNHGDQISLNPPLNNEDDEEVK from the coding sequence ATGAACATGTCTATACGTAACAGGGTAAGAACCATGCTATTTATGAGCTTGATCGGATTGCTGATTATGATTGGATTCACGGCATGTTATGTCTGGTTAAGCGGGAAAATGGATCATGAAAAGGAACAATTGCAGCAAAATAGCAATCATAGCAAAGAAATATACAGTGAACTAACAACCATCCGCAAAAAAGAACAAGATTATTTACGGCTGCCTTCCACAGAAAAAGCAAACGACATCAACTCTTCTGTTCTTACATTGCAAAAGAAAGTAGAAAATTATTCAAAGAAAGCAAATAATGCTTCCATAAAGAAAGAATATAAAAATATCGCAAAAAAAATTGATCAATATGGTACATCCTTTGACTCTACTTCTTCCATGGCTGCTCAGATCAGCGGGCTGAAAGATTTGATGGCTGAAACGTCTTCAACCTTTGAGAAGAAAGTTTCCGGTATGAAGGACCTTGAACTATATAATCAGTTTCTCATTATGAACAAATACGAAAAAGAATTTTATTTGTCCTTAAACGAAGAGAATGTAGCAAAATTCCAGGAATCTGCTGGCATGTTTGAAAAAGAGCTTGATAAATCCTCTCTTCCGGAAGATGAATTATCCGATTTCAAAACAAAACTGTTAAAATACACATCCTCGGCTGGTAATATCCAAACGACATCTAAGCAGATCAAAGAAATGACAAGTGAATTTGAATCGATTGCAGCCAATGTTGAGACTTCCATCATGAAAATCGAGAAATCCAATGATCAGAAGCGAGCAGAGCTGACAGACAAACAATCCGGATTAAAATCATTGCTCACCTGGCTCTTGATCGGTATCTCTGCAATCGTTATTGCAGGCATGACTGTTGCTGGAATCTGGCTGACCCGTTCTATCGCCCGCTCCATTTCATTATTAAAAGAAGGAGCAACAGTCATCGGCAACGGAAATCTAGATTACCGGGTACAAACGGCCTCCAATGATGAGATGGGTGAGCTTGCTGAGACCTTTAACGCCATGGCAGAAAAAATGCAGCGGTCCATGAGTGAAGTGCAGCGTGCTTCTGAACAGCTGGCTGCATCCTCCCAGCACCTTGCCGCGATATCGGAAGAAACGACCGCACAGACAGAGGAAGTTTCAGACGCAGTACAGCAAGTATCCATCGGTGCACAAAGCCAGGCGGATCATTTGCATGAAAGCACTCTGCTATTGACGGAAGTCACAGATGCCATCCAAGAAACTGCCTCCATCAGTGAACAGATCGCAATAGATACCCTTCAGGCGGAAGAGGACGGTAAGTCTGGAATGGAGACGGTTCAGCAGCTCAATATACACTCTGAAAAATTCATTTCGCTCGCGAATGATCTTATTTCTGAAATACAAGATGCCAATGCACAGTCCAAACAGATCCATTCCATCGTACATACTATCCAAGAAATCGCGAGAAGCACTGATCTGCTTGCTTTAAATGCTGCCATCGAATCCGCGAGAGCCGGCGAGGCTGGCAGAGGCTTTTCCGTTGTAGCGGCTGAAGTCCGAAAGCTGGCTGAACGCTCCAAAAATGAAGCACAGCAGATTCAGCAGCTTGTTAAACTGATGGGAGGCCAGATGGATAATCTTGCACAGGAAACAGCAAGATTTGAGGACTACCGTAATGAGCAGCTTCAGTCTGTTTCCATGACCAAGCAGGCCTTTGAGTCCATCGTAACCAATGTTGCTGCGATTCACGGAAAGATCAGCCAGATCCAGACGTCGATCCGGCATGTTGGTGAAGCGAATATCGGCCTTTCTGAAAAACTTCATGAAGTCAGTGCCATCTCACAAGAATCAGTGGCTACAAGTGAACAAGTCAGTGAATCAAGTATCCACCAGAAACAGGCGATCAATGAAGTGAACTATGCTGCAAACGAACTACAGGAAATTGCGCTTAATTTGCAGAATGAAGTTCAGCAGTTCCATCTTGGAGAATCAGCTAATCATGATATCGAAGAGCAAACGGTCCTTGAAGCTGTAGAAGAAGCGTTCCTTGAAGCGGCTCCTGCTCAGCATGAGGAGGAAGTTTCCTATGATGAGAGTGAAGAAGAGTTGAATCACGGTGATCAGATATCTTTGAATCCTCCCCTTAACAATGAGGACGATGAAGAAGTAAAATAG
- a CDS encoding DUF84 family protein, with protein MKFAVGSTNPAKIKAVEHVVNEPVQSMDVPSGVSPQPLSDEETRLGAVNRAKACVKNGAELGFGLEGGVSETEGTLYLCNWGALSDREGNVLVASGAKIPLPEEIAEPIRKGHELGDVMASFTSDKDIRKKAGAIGIFTNGLLSRDEMFEHIVKMLYGQYKYYQKR; from the coding sequence ATGAAGTTTGCAGTAGGTTCAACAAATCCCGCAAAAATAAAAGCGGTTGAACATGTAGTGAACGAGCCTGTTCAATCGATGGATGTGCCTTCTGGCGTATCTCCCCAGCCTTTATCTGACGAGGAGACAAGGCTTGGAGCCGTTAACCGGGCAAAGGCTTGTGTTAAAAATGGTGCAGAGCTTGGATTCGGCTTAGAAGGCGGAGTTTCAGAGACTGAGGGAACACTCTATTTATGCAACTGGGGAGCTTTGTCTGACAGGGAAGGGAACGTTCTCGTGGCAAGCGGTGCAAAGATTCCGCTGCCGGAGGAGATCGCTGAACCAATCAGAAAAGGCCATGAACTAGGTGATGTGATGGCCAGCTTCACATCAGATAAAGACATTCGAAAAAAAGCGGGTGCCATCGGAATTTTTACGAATGGCCTGCTTTCGAGAGACGAGATGTTTGAACATATTGTCAAGATGCTCTACGGGCAATACAAGTATTATCAAAAAAGATAG
- a CDS encoding M42 family metallopeptidase, producing MNTETLELFRTLTELPGAPGFEHEVRKFVRREIEPLSDEIIQDGLGSIFGVKHGEGPRVMVAGHMDEVGFMVTRITKTGMIHFETLGGWWSQVLLAQRVQIITDQGPVVGVIGSVPPHLLLEEQRKKPMDIKHMYIDIGADNKQDAEKIGIRPGQQVVPICPFTPMANPNKILAKAWDNRYGVGLAIELLKEVKDTKLPNQLYSGATVQEEAGLRGSKTAANLIEPDIFYALDASPANDMTGNENEFGHLGKGTLLRILDRTMITHKGLRDFILDTAETNKIPYQYFVSPGGTDAGSVHLSGKGVPSAVVGICSRYIHTHGSIVHIDDYAAAKELLIKLVKSTDQTTLNSILND from the coding sequence ATGAATACTGAAACGCTGGAGTTGTTTAGAACATTAACAGAGCTTCCTGGCGCTCCGGGATTTGAGCATGAAGTCCGGAAGTTTGTCAGAAGAGAAATTGAACCGCTGTCAGATGAGATTATTCAAGACGGACTTGGCAGCATCTTTGGTGTGAAGCATGGCGAAGGGCCAAGAGTAATGGTCGCCGGCCATATGGATGAAGTCGGCTTTATGGTAACAAGAATTACAAAAACTGGTATGATCCATTTTGAAACGCTTGGCGGCTGGTGGAGCCAGGTCCTGCTCGCACAAAGGGTTCAGATCATCACGGATCAGGGTCCTGTCGTTGGTGTGATTGGTTCGGTACCACCTCATCTGCTTCTTGAGGAGCAGCGGAAGAAGCCAATGGATATCAAACACATGTATATTGATATCGGTGCAGACAACAAGCAAGATGCTGAGAAAATCGGCATCCGTCCAGGACAGCAGGTTGTGCCGATCTGTCCTTTCACCCCGATGGCCAATCCCAATAAGATTCTTGCTAAAGCATGGGATAACCGTTATGGCGTAGGCCTGGCGATCGAACTTCTAAAAGAAGTAAAGGATACGAAACTGCCGAATCAGCTCTATTCAGGAGCTACAGTCCAGGAAGAAGCTGGTCTCAGGGGCTCGAAAACAGCCGCCAATCTGATTGAGCCTGATATTTTCTATGCACTGGATGCAAGTCCGGCCAACGACATGACAGGCAATGAAAACGAGTTTGGCCATTTGGGAAAAGGGACTTTGCTTCGTATCCTAGATCGTACGATGATCACGCATAAAGGGCTTCGAGACTTTATTTTAGATACGGCTGAAACCAACAAAATTCCTTATCAATACTTTGTTTCGCCAGGTGGAACGGACGCAGGAAGTGTCCACCTTTCAGGAAAAGGAGTTCCTTCAGCGGTAGTAGGTATTTGTTCACGTTATATTCATACGCACGGATCCATCGTCCATATTGATGATTATGCCGCAGCAAAAGAACTGCTGATCAAGCTCGTAAAGAGCACAGATCAAACAACATTGAACAGTATATTGAACGATTAA
- a CDS encoding 7-carboxy-7-deazaguanine synthase QueE, producing the protein MTNHFNLPSSDVYSQWKVPMVEIFETIEGEGMAAGFPTIFVRVFHCNLRCTWCDTPYSYAPAKPEFEATIEEIIQRINSFASKRICFTGGEPLIHREKSAALLKAMAEIERIEDIHIETNGAIALEAFQLLRESEPLIKNKARFVMDYKLPASGEMDRMVHENFDHLELQDEIKFVIGSDEDFELAASVVNQHHKQGQVLFSPVWETMPPEKLVNKVLEERMSDVKVSMQLHKIIWHPDKRGV; encoded by the coding sequence ATGACGAATCACTTTAACTTGCCATCCTCTGATGTCTACTCCCAGTGGAAAGTCCCGATGGTAGAGATCTTCGAGACTATTGAAGGCGAAGGGATGGCCGCAGGCTTTCCAACCATTTTTGTACGTGTATTTCATTGTAACTTACGCTGCACATGGTGTGATACTCCTTATAGCTATGCGCCAGCCAAGCCGGAATTTGAGGCAACGATTGAAGAAATCATTCAGAGAATCAATTCTTTTGCATCAAAACGGATCTGCTTTACGGGCGGGGAGCCGCTGATCCACAGAGAAAAATCGGCTGCGCTCTTAAAAGCGATGGCGGAAATTGAAAGAATTGAAGATATTCATATAGAGACCAATGGTGCTATTGCTCTTGAAGCGTTTCAGTTATTAAGGGAGAGCGAGCCATTAATTAAAAACAAAGCAAGGTTTGTAATGGATTATAAACTGCCGGCTTCTGGAGAGATGGATCGCATGGTTCATGAGAATTTTGATCATTTGGAGCTGCAGGACGAAATTAAATTTGTAATCGGCAGTGATGAAGATTTTGAACTTGCTGCATCTGTAGTCAATCAACATCACAAACAAGGACAGGTATTGTTCAGTCCGGTCTGGGAAACAATGCCGCCTGAAAAGCTTGTAAACAAAGTACTTGAAGAGCGCATGTCAGATGTCAAAGTCAGTATGCAGCTCCATAAAATCATTTGGCATCCGGATAAGAGAGGGGTATAA
- the queD gene encoding 6-carboxytetrahydropterin synthase QueD, with amino-acid sequence MEFEIPKKVQKIDEDIERSRLKYHHKRVAVTKEFTFDAAHHLHCYEGKCKNLHGHTYKLVLTISGFVDPVGISMDFGDIKKIYKEAIESRLDHRYLNEVLPPMNTTAENMIVWIWEEFDKKLMEYHWKDKGFRLEEIVLYETPTSYATLKREWMEHDESL; translated from the coding sequence ATGGAGTTTGAAATTCCAAAGAAGGTTCAAAAAATAGATGAAGATATCGAGCGAAGCAGGCTGAAGTATCATCATAAACGGGTTGCTGTAACGAAAGAATTTACATTTGACGCCGCCCACCACCTTCACTGCTATGAAGGGAAATGCAAGAACCTGCATGGGCATACGTATAAGCTGGTGCTAACGATTAGCGGATTCGTTGACCCTGTAGGAATCTCAATGGATTTCGGGGACATAAAGAAAATTTATAAAGAGGCGATCGAGAGCAGGCTTGATCATCGTTATTTAAATGAAGTGCTGCCGCCGATGAACACAACGGCTGAAAATATGATCGTTTGGATCTGGGAAGAGTTTGATAAAAAATTAATGGAATATCATTGGAAAGATAAAGGATTTCGATTGGAAGAGATCGTTTTATATGAAACACCCACGAGCTATGCGACCTTAAAAAGGGAGTGGATGGAACATGACGAATCACTTTAA
- a CDS encoding YtnP family quorum-quenching lactonase has protein sequence MDQWKVGKLTLTWLDGGVTHMDGGAMFGVVPKPLWSKKYAVNELNQIELRTEPILLQGFGKNILIESGIGSGKLSDKQKRNYGVHEESVIEESLEALGMSAGDIDIVLMTHMHFDHASGLTKMADGELKPVFENAVIYTSETEWKELKDPNIRSRNTYWEENWRPIEHQVTTFNESFEPLPGIRMIHTGGHSDGHSIIEIQTEGTVLYHLGDIMPTHAHKNPLWVLAYDDYPMTSIYEKQKWIKPDTWYFFYHDAVYRAVKWDDQGKMIEGIARPKD, from the coding sequence ATGGATCAGTGGAAGGTAGGCAAGTTAACGTTAACTTGGCTGGATGGCGGAGTAACCCATATGGATGGGGGAGCCATGTTTGGAGTGGTTCCAAAACCGCTATGGAGTAAAAAGTATGCTGTGAATGAGCTGAATCAGATTGAATTACGAACAGAACCGATTTTGCTGCAGGGATTCGGAAAGAATATTCTCATTGAATCAGGAATAGGCAGCGGGAAGTTAAGTGACAAACAAAAGCGGAACTATGGCGTTCATGAAGAATCAGTGATTGAAGAAAGTCTTGAAGCTTTGGGCATGTCAGCGGGGGATATTGATATTGTTTTGATGACACACATGCACTTTGATCATGCCTCCGGATTGACGAAAATGGCAGACGGCGAACTAAAGCCCGTTTTCGAAAACGCTGTCATCTATACCTCTGAAACCGAATGGAAGGAACTGAAGGATCCGAATATCCGTTCAAGAAATACATATTGGGAAGAAAATTGGAGGCCGATCGAGCATCAGGTGACAACGTTTAATGAATCCTTTGAGCCTTTGCCTGGAATCAGGATGATTCATACCGGAGGCCATAGTGACGGCCACAGCATTATTGAAATACAGACAGAAGGAACCGTGCTCTATCATCTGGGTGATATCATGCCGACCCATGCGCATAAAAATCCGCTTTGGGTGCTTGCTTATGATGATTATCCGATGACTTCGATTTATGAAAAACAAAAATGGATCAAGCCAGATACGTGGTACTTTTTTTACCATGATGCGGTATACAGAGCAGTCAAGTGGGATGACCAAGGAAAGATGATCGAGGGCATTGCTCGCCCAAAGGATTAG
- the trmB gene encoding tRNA (guanosine(46)-N7)-methyltransferase TrmB yields MRQRFKPWAKEKLNEYPEVVAPNPADLKGKWHDYFGNDHPIHIEVGTGKGSFVTGMGKAHPDINYIGMEIYDSIIVSGLEKIVTEEIDNVKLIRENAQKLTDFFKPGEVDRVYLNFSDPWPKNKHEKRRLTYESFLSIFETILKDEGEIHFKTDNQGLFEYSLHSFSKYGMILKQVWLDLHKSDYEGNIMTEYEEKFSSKGFRIYRTEAQFRSKK; encoded by the coding sequence ATGCGTCAGCGTTTTAAACCATGGGCAAAAGAAAAGCTAAATGAGTATCCAGAGGTTGTTGCCCCGAATCCTGCTGATTTAAAAGGCAAATGGCACGATTATTTTGGGAACGATCATCCGATTCATATTGAAGTAGGAACGGGTAAAGGAAGTTTTGTTACAGGAATGGGAAAGGCTCATCCGGATATCAACTATATCGGCATGGAAATTTACGATAGCATCATTGTCTCTGGATTGGAAAAAATTGTTACGGAAGAGATCGACAACGTTAAACTGATCAGAGAAAATGCCCAAAAGCTGACTGATTTTTTTAAGCCGGGTGAAGTGGACAGAGTATATCTTAACTTTTCGGATCCCTGGCCGAAAAACAAGCATGAAAAGCGCCGTCTAACGTACGAATCGTTTCTTTCCATTTTCGAAACCATCCTTAAAGACGAGGGGGAAATTCATTTTAAAACCGATAACCAAGGATTATTTGAGTATTCTCTCCACAGTTTCTCAAAATATGGCATGATTCTAAAACAAGTCTGGCTTGATTTGCATAAAAGTGATTATGAAGGCAATATCATGACGGAATACGAAGAGAAATTTTCTTCCAAAGGCTTCAGGATCTATCGGACTGAAGCGCAATTCCGTTCAAAAAAGTAA
- a CDS encoding YtzH-like family protein, with translation MPLDYTHQLTLLRDILQDHHTDCKGTPQECAQLERLATRLMQHGSLNNEIKDVLGLINTYSHDGSTHENLEEHITNHKPHIENWLNTIQPIQIS, from the coding sequence ATGCCGCTTGATTATACCCATCAACTGACACTGTTAAGAGACATTCTTCAAGATCATCACACCGATTGCAAGGGCACGCCTCAGGAATGCGCCCAACTGGAACGCCTGGCTACCCGGCTGATGCAGCATGGGAGTTTAAATAATGAAATCAAGGATGTCTTGGGTCTCATTAACACGTACAGTCACGATGGTTCAACTCATGAGAACCTTGAAGAACATATAACAAATCATAAGCCCCATATCGAAAATTGGCTGAATACCATTCAACCCATTCAAATTTCATAG